The Desulforegulaceae bacterium genome has a window encoding:
- a CDS encoding DUF4390 domain-containing protein: protein MSLNFKKFNIFILFLIVFSFFSVSLSAQETKITNFIVNKKENKIFISFSTENAFSKSITNLIQSGTPVTFSFDIKVEKQRRFFPNKTIYKKEIIHKIKYSSLTKTFFIIKPYISEEPYVINSKTRVKSEMTTITDFEVELPLKSKGNHLVYARARLQEVILPFYMHKVFFFLSAWDFKTDWANQNIEI from the coding sequence ATGAGCTTAAATTTTAAAAAATTTAATATTTTTATACTTTTTCTTATTGTTTTTTCTTTTTTTTCAGTTTCTTTGTCTGCCCAGGAAACAAAAATAACAAACTTTATTGTAAACAAAAAAGAAAATAAAATTTTTATATCATTTTCAACGGAAAATGCATTTTCAAAAAGCATTACAAACTTAATTCAAAGTGGAACCCCTGTTACCTTTTCCTTTGATATTAAAGTTGAAAAACAAAGAAGATTTTTTCCTAACAAAACAATATATAAAAAAGAGATAATTCACAAAATCAAATACAGCAGTCTTACAAAAACATTTTTCATTATAAAACCCTATATTTCCGAGGAACCCTATGTGATAAATTCAAAAACAAGGGTAAAATCTGAAATGACAACAATAACAGACTTTGAAGTTGAACTTCCCCTAAAATCAAAAGGAAACCACCTGGTTTATGCAAGGGCAAGACTTCAGGAAGTTATTTTACCTTTTTATATGCACAAGGTGTTTTTCTTTTTATCTGCCTGGGATTTTAAAACTGATTGGGCAAACCAGAACATAGAAATCTGA
- a CDS encoding acyltransferase has protein sequence MRKDRRPYWMKKLHENIQDKYFRQFVKPGFESIGKGSYAIKPWHIELFGSPIKGGKYVNFIAAPDKKIRLTVWTDLPDTKGIELGDYVLVCPGVRISSATSVSIGNNCMLASGVYITDADWHEIYDRSKSIGKTRPVSIGDNVWLGDSVIVCKGVTIGKNAIIGAGSVVVSDIPENTIAGGNPARIIKELDPDKKIITRGDWYSNPGKLIEGFDILQKDLLLGNTTLGWIKSLFFPSNSD, from the coding sequence TTGAGAAAAGACAGAAGACCCTACTGGATGAAAAAACTCCATGAGAACATCCAGGATAAATATTTCAGGCAATTTGTAAAACCTGGTTTTGAAAGTATAGGCAAAGGATCTTATGCAATAAAGCCATGGCATATTGAACTTTTCGGTTCACCTATAAAAGGGGGAAAATACGTTAACTTCATAGCAGCTCCCGATAAAAAAATCAGACTCACAGTATGGACAGATCTTCCAGACACCAAAGGGATTGAACTTGGCGATTATGTCCTTGTCTGCCCGGGTGTAAGAATTTCTTCTGCAACTTCAGTGTCCATAGGAAACAATTGCATGCTTGCAAGCGGAGTATATATTACAGATGCTGATTGGCATGAAATATACGACAGAAGCAAGTCCATAGGAAAAACCAGGCCTGTTTCAATAGGAGACAATGTGTGGCTTGGAGACAGTGTTATTGTATGCAAAGGAGTAACCATAGGCAAAAATGCAATTATCGGAGCAGGCTCGGTTGTGGTTTCTGACATACCTGAAAACACAATAGCAGGAGGAAATCCTGCCAGAATAATCAAAGAGCTTGATCCCGACAAAAAAATAATCACAAGAGGGGACTGGTACTCAAACCCGGGCAAACTTATTGAAGGGTTTGACATTCTTCAAAAGGATCTTTTATTGGGTAACACAACTCTTGGATGGATAAAAAGTCTTTTTTTCCCCTCCAACTCGGATTAA